One part of the Homo sapiens chromosome 19, GRCh38.p14 Primary Assembly genome encodes these proteins:
- the DIRAS1 gene encoding GTP-binding protein Di-Ras1 isoform X1, protein MMARQGLRARQARSGVLAAGTSPPGPGRPPAAGKMPEQSNDYRVVVFGAGGVGKSSLVLRFVKGTFRDTYIPTIEDTYRQVISCDKSVCTLQITDTTGSHQFPAMQRLSISKGHAFILVFSVTSKQSLEELGPIYKLIVQIKGSVEDIPVMLVGNKCDETQREVDTREAQAVAQEWKCAFMETSAKMNYNVKELFQELLTLETRRNMSLNIDGKRSGKQKRTDRVKGKCTLM, encoded by the exons ATGATGGCTCGGCAAGGTCTCAGAGCCAGGCAG GCTCGGTCTGGGGTTCTTGCAGCTGGCACCAGCCCTCCCGGCCCCGGCCGCCCACCCGCCGCGGGGAAGATGCCGGAACAGAGTAACGATTACCGCGTGGTGGTGTTCGGGGCGGGCGGCGTGGGCAAGAGCTCGCTGGTGCTGCGCTTCGTGAAGGGCACGTTCCGCGACACCTACATCCCCACCATCGAGGACACCTACCGGCAGGTGATCAGCTGCGACAAGAGCGTGTGCACGCTGCAGATCACAGACACCACCGGCAGCCACCAGTTCCCGGCCATGCAGCGCCTGTCCATCTCCAAGGGCCACGCCTTCATCCTGGTGTTCTCCGTCACCAGCAAGCAGTCGCTGGAGGAGCTGGGGCCCATCTACAAGCTCATCGTGCAGATCAAGGGCAGCGTGGAGGACATCCCCGTGATGCTCGTGGGCAACAAGTGCGATGAGACGCAGCGGGAGGTGGACACGCGCGAGGCGCAGGCGGTGGCCCAGGAGTGGAAGTGCGCTTTCATGGAGACCTCGGCCAAGATGAACTACAACGTCAAGGAGCTCTTCCAGGAGCTGCTGACGCTGGAGACGCGCCGGAACATGAGCCTCAACATCGACGGCAAGCGCTCCGGGAAGCAGAAGAGGACAGACCGCGTCAAGGGCAAATGCACCCTCATGTGA
- the DIRAS1 gene encoding GTP-binding protein Di-Ras1, which yields MPEQSNDYRVVVFGAGGVGKSSLVLRFVKGTFRDTYIPTIEDTYRQVISCDKSVCTLQITDTTGSHQFPAMQRLSISKGHAFILVFSVTSKQSLEELGPIYKLIVQIKGSVEDIPVMLVGNKCDETQREVDTREAQAVAQEWKCAFMETSAKMNYNVKELFQELLTLETRRNMSLNIDGKRSGKQKRTDRVKGKCTLM from the coding sequence ATGCCGGAACAGAGTAACGATTACCGCGTGGTGGTGTTCGGGGCGGGCGGCGTGGGCAAGAGCTCGCTGGTGCTGCGCTTCGTGAAGGGCACGTTCCGCGACACCTACATCCCCACCATCGAGGACACCTACCGGCAGGTGATCAGCTGCGACAAGAGCGTGTGCACGCTGCAGATCACAGACACCACCGGCAGCCACCAGTTCCCGGCCATGCAGCGCCTGTCCATCTCCAAGGGCCACGCCTTCATCCTGGTGTTCTCCGTCACCAGCAAGCAGTCGCTGGAGGAGCTGGGGCCCATCTACAAGCTCATCGTGCAGATCAAGGGCAGCGTGGAGGACATCCCCGTGATGCTCGTGGGCAACAAGTGCGATGAGACGCAGCGGGAGGTGGACACGCGCGAGGCGCAGGCGGTGGCCCAGGAGTGGAAGTGCGCTTTCATGGAGACCTCGGCCAAGATGAACTACAACGTCAAGGAGCTCTTCCAGGAGCTGCTGACGCTGGAGACGCGCCGGAACATGAGCCTCAACATCGACGGCAAGCGCTCCGGGAAGCAGAAGAGGACAGACCGCGTCAAGGGCAAATGCACCCTCATGTGA